In Streptomyces sp. NBC_00448, the following are encoded in one genomic region:
- a CDS encoding putative RNA methyltransferase, with product MPPTAFEDGDPRRRLLDVLRCPLCGDGLHASAGALRCGRRHTFDIARQGYVSLLTGDMRAGTADTAEMVGARDAFLSAGHYAPLARAVAEAADRWCEAGGAVLDAGAGTGYYLAAALDAVPEAVGLGVDVSKFALRRAARAHPRALAAVWDVWRDLPVQSESMDVVLNVFAPRNGPEFRRVLRPDGALVVVTPTPRHLAELRSAAGLLTVDAAKEERLSRTLDAHFRPERADALELEYGLRLTPQEANDLVSMGPSARHVDAAELGRRIGAMGDPVETSASFAVAVYRPR from the coding sequence ATGCCCCCAACCGCGTTCGAGGACGGCGACCCGCGCCGCCGGCTCCTGGACGTCCTTCGCTGCCCCCTGTGCGGTGACGGTCTCCACGCCTCGGCGGGCGCTCTGCGGTGCGGCAGGCGGCACACCTTCGACATCGCGCGCCAGGGGTACGTCAGCCTCCTGACGGGTGACATGCGGGCCGGAACGGCCGACACCGCAGAGATGGTCGGTGCCCGTGACGCGTTCCTGAGCGCGGGGCACTACGCGCCGTTGGCCCGCGCGGTGGCCGAGGCCGCCGACCGCTGGTGCGAGGCGGGGGGCGCCGTTCTGGACGCGGGCGCCGGTACCGGCTACTACCTTGCCGCCGCCCTGGACGCGGTGCCCGAGGCGGTCGGGCTCGGCGTGGACGTCTCCAAGTTCGCACTGCGCCGCGCGGCGCGGGCACATCCGCGGGCGCTCGCCGCCGTATGGGACGTGTGGCGTGACCTCCCGGTGCAGTCGGAGTCGATGGACGTCGTGCTGAACGTCTTCGCTCCGCGCAACGGACCCGAGTTCCGGCGTGTCCTGCGTCCGGACGGTGCGCTTGTGGTGGTCACCCCGACCCCGCGGCACCTGGCCGAGCTGCGGAGCGCCGCGGGCCTGCTGACCGTTGACGCGGCGAAGGAGGAGCGGCTCTCCCGTACGCTCGACGCTCACTTCCGGCCCGAGCGCGCCGATGCGCTGGAACTGGAGTACGGCTTGCGGCTGACACCCCAGGAGGCGAACGACCTCGTGTCCATGGGGCCGTCGGCCCGCCACGTCGACGCCGCGGAACTGGGCCGACGTATCGGGGCCATGGGTGACCCGGTCGAGACGAGCGCATCCTTCGCCGTGGCGGTCTACCGGCCCAGGTGA
- a CDS encoding eCIS core domain-containing protein, with the protein MQRSSFDEVLRTSGTPLAEPVRRDMEARIGADFSDVRLHTGITAQRSASEIGARAYTMGNHVVIGDGGADRHTLTH; encoded by the coding sequence GTGCAGCGTTCGTCCTTCGACGAGGTGCTCCGTACCTCGGGCACGCCCTTGGCCGAGCCGGTCAGGCGGGACATGGAGGCGCGGATCGGAGCGGACTTCTCCGACGTGCGGCTGCACACAGGAATCACCGCCCAGCGGTCCGCAAGCGAGATCGGCGCCCGCGCCTACACCATGGGCAATCACGTGGTCATCGGCGACGGCGGCGCCGACCGGCACACCCTCACCCACTAG
- the sepX gene encoding divisome protein SepX/GlpR: MSSSGLIYAVIVGAWAAYLVPMWLRRQDELNEARPTERFSTAIRLLSGRAAMERRVAKARGETVDPAADAPDDDADPDEPDASVDVRGLAVPATEVRRPAARPAPTAQAASSRDAGNQRAQLLARRRRTTTTLFLAFTIGAIAAAVGGVALLWVPAIPAVLLTVYIGQMRRQERRRYEVRLDQRRAAEAARRLRAPRPAAPAAERGRDRDERPAPAPAAQGARPTPSAAPAPSPRSADRRALVEQTDHAEWVDQQRAQQSADDGWAPVPVPLPTYVTAPVAPRTSGGVDLGAPDTWSSARSGTTPGDSAAAREQRDRRDAPQPREAAEPREQQPPARRPRTTRTPLFDQYADPDRPRAANE; this comes from the coding sequence GTGAGCAGTAGCGGCCTCATCTACGCAGTCATCGTCGGGGCCTGGGCTGCCTACCTGGTGCCGATGTGGCTCCGTAGGCAGGACGAGCTCAACGAAGCGCGTCCGACGGAACGCTTCAGCACCGCCATCCGGCTGCTGTCCGGGCGGGCGGCGATGGAGCGGCGCGTCGCCAAGGCGCGCGGTGAGACCGTTGACCCCGCCGCCGACGCACCGGACGACGACGCCGACCCGGACGAACCGGACGCGTCAGTCGACGTCCGGGGGCTGGCCGTGCCCGCGACCGAGGTACGGCGCCCCGCGGCACGCCCGGCGCCCACCGCCCAGGCTGCCAGCTCCCGGGACGCGGGCAACCAGCGAGCCCAGTTGCTCGCCCGGCGCCGCCGCACCACCACCACGCTCTTCCTCGCCTTCACCATCGGCGCCATCGCCGCGGCCGTCGGGGGCGTCGCGCTGCTCTGGGTCCCCGCCATCCCTGCGGTCCTGCTGACCGTCTACATCGGTCAGATGCGCCGCCAGGAGCGCCGACGCTACGAGGTCCGCCTCGACCAGCGGCGCGCCGCCGAGGCCGCGCGCCGCCTCAGGGCCCCTCGGCCGGCCGCTCCGGCGGCCGAGCGCGGTCGCGACCGTGACGAGCGCCCGGCGCCCGCCCCCGCTGCCCAGGGTGCCCGCCCGACGCCCTCTGCCGCGCCTGCGCCGTCGCCCCGCTCCGCCGACCGCCGCGCCCTGGTCGAGCAGACCGACCACGCCGAGTGGGTCGACCAGCAGCGCGCGCAGCAGTCCGCCGACGACGGCTGGGCGCCCGTACCGGTGCCGCTGCCCACCTATGTGACTGCCCCTGTCGCCCCTCGCACGTCCGGGGGCGTCGACCTCGGCGCACCCGACACCTGGAGTTCGGCCCGCTCCGGTACGACGCCCGGCGATTCCGCGGCGGCGCGCGAGCAGCGTGACCGCCGCGACGCCCCGCAACCCCGGGAGGCGGCCGAGCCGCGCGAGCAGCAGCCGCCGGCGCGCCGCCCGCGCACCACGCGGACCCCGCTGTTCGACCAGTACGCCGACCCCGACCGCCCTCGCGCCGCCAACGAGTGA
- a CDS encoding GNAT family N-acetyltransferase: MNGSWPAELVDGDITLRPIRMRDQRAWREVNRRNRDWLRPWEATVPPAPPGQVVQRPTYRQMVRHLRREANAGRMLPFVIDYQGRLAGQLTVAGITWGSMCSAHIGYWVDEAVAGRGVMPTSVALAVDHCFRRVGLHRVEVCIRPENGPSRRVAEKLGFREEGLRPRYLHIDGGWRDHLVYALTAEEVPDGLVGRWRQARPGTPQK; the protein is encoded by the coding sequence CTGAACGGGTCCTGGCCGGCCGAGTTGGTGGACGGTGACATCACCCTCCGCCCGATCCGGATGCGTGACCAGCGCGCATGGCGCGAGGTCAACCGGCGCAACCGCGACTGGTTGCGCCCCTGGGAGGCCACGGTGCCGCCCGCGCCGCCGGGGCAGGTCGTACAACGTCCCACATATCGTCAGATGGTCAGACATCTGCGCCGGGAGGCGAACGCCGGGCGCATGCTGCCGTTCGTCATCGACTACCAGGGGCGCCTCGCGGGTCAACTCACCGTCGCGGGAATCACCTGGGGCTCCATGTGCTCCGCGCACATCGGCTACTGGGTGGATGAGGCGGTCGCCGGCCGGGGAGTGATGCCCACATCCGTCGCGCTCGCCGTGGACCACTGCTTCCGGCGGGTCGGGCTGCACCGGGTGGAGGTCTGCATTCGCCCCGAGAACGGGCCCAGCCGCCGGGTCGCCGAAAAGCTCGGCTTCCGCGAGGAGGGGCTTCGTCCGCGCTATCTGCATATCGACGGCGGATGGCGCGACCACCTCGTCTACGCGCTCACCGCGGAAGAAGTGCCCGACGGACTCGTCGGCCGATGGCGGCAGGCAAGGCCGGGCACGCCTCAGAAATAA
- a CDS encoding MogA/MoaB family molybdenum cofactor biosynthesis protein, whose translation MTAPSGGRPPGPPRALAVTASNRASAGVYEDRGGPLIVAALAEWGFAVDGPRVVPDGEPVRKALIAAVDAGYDVVVTTGGTGISPTDRTPEVTRAVLDYEVPGIAEAIRAAGGRKVPTAALSRGVAGVAGRTLVVNLPGSTGGVKDGLAVLAPIVVHAVDQIRGGDHPKEQSDRHSDDDPQSVTGRPS comes from the coding sequence ATGACCGCGCCCAGCGGCGGCCGACCACCGGGCCCGCCGCGCGCCCTGGCGGTCACCGCGTCCAACCGGGCCTCCGCGGGGGTGTACGAGGACCGCGGCGGCCCGCTGATCGTTGCCGCGCTGGCCGAGTGGGGCTTCGCCGTGGACGGCCCCCGGGTCGTCCCGGACGGGGAGCCCGTGCGTAAGGCGCTCATCGCGGCGGTCGACGCGGGCTACGACGTCGTGGTCACCACCGGCGGCACCGGGATCTCACCGACCGACCGCACCCCCGAGGTCACCCGGGCGGTGCTCGACTACGAGGTGCCGGGCATCGCAGAGGCGATCCGTGCGGCAGGCGGGCGGAAAGTGCCCACTGCGGCGCTGTCCCGTGGTGTCGCGGGGGTCGCCGGCCGCACCCTGGTGGTGAACCTTCCCGGATCGACCGGCGGGGTGAAGGACGGCCTTGCCGTACTCGCGCCGATCGTCGTCCATGCTGTCGATCAGATCCGCGGCGGCGATCACCCGAAAGAGCAGTCGGATCGTCACTCGGACGATGATCCGCAATCCGTCACTGGGAGACCGAGCTGA
- the moaC gene encoding cyclic pyranopterin monophosphate synthase MoaC, which translates to MSSAQQHLTHVDEAGAARMVDVSAKDVTARTARATGRVLVAPRVVELLRADGLPKGDALAVARVAGIMGAKRTPDLIPLCHPLSLSGVKIDLAVTDQAVEITATVRTTDRTGVEMEALTAVAVAALTVVDMVKAVDKGAVVTDVRVEEKTGGKSGDWRRP; encoded by the coding sequence ATGAGCAGCGCGCAGCAGCACCTCACCCACGTAGACGAGGCAGGCGCAGCCCGCATGGTCGACGTCTCCGCGAAGGACGTCACCGCACGTACCGCGCGTGCCACCGGGCGCGTCCTGGTGGCTCCCCGTGTCGTCGAACTCCTACGCGCCGACGGCCTGCCCAAGGGCGACGCGCTCGCGGTCGCGCGGGTCGCCGGCATCATGGGCGCCAAGCGCACGCCTGACCTCATCCCGCTGTGTCACCCGCTGTCGCTGTCCGGTGTGAAGATCGACCTGGCGGTCACCGATCAGGCGGTCGAGATCACCGCGACGGTCAGGACGACCGACCGCACGGGGGTCGAGATGGAGGCGCTGACCGCTGTCGCAGTCGCTGCGCTCACCGTTGTCGACATGGTCAAGGCCGTCGACAAGGGTGCCGTCGTCACCGATGTGCGGGTCGAGGAGAAGACCGGCGGTAAGTCCGGCGACTGGCGGCGGCCATGA
- the glp gene encoding molybdotransferase-like divisome protein Glp: MSHDVDRLWSVTEHLDNILGQLSPLDPIDLQLLDAQGCVLVEDVTVPTSLPPFPNSSMDGYAVRVADTKAATTDHPAVLDVIGDIAAGSSEPPTVRPGQAARIMTGAPLPPGAEAVVPVEWTDGGTGGGPARSMASFGDDPGGAGGEVRVHKAPETGQFVRARGSDVTAGELALAAGTVLGAPQIGLLAAIGRGTVTVRPRPRVVVVSTGSELAQPGEELGPGRIHDSNSFALTAAAKAAGAIAYRVGAVADEVETLRATIEDQLIRADIIVTSGGVSVGAYDVVKEALSSLGGSFGEDAEEAAGYVDFRTLAMQPGKPQGFGRIGPEHTPLLALPGNPVSAYVSFEMFVRPVIRTLMGAGDVHRRVVQAACTTAIEDSPDGRRQFLRAQYDKRSRTVTPVGGAASHLVKALAHADSLIVVPEAVTSLSAGSEVDVVVLD, encoded by the coding sequence GTGAGTCACGACGTCGATCGTTTGTGGTCCGTCACCGAACACCTGGACAACATCCTGGGGCAGCTCTCCCCTCTGGACCCGATCGACCTGCAACTCCTCGACGCCCAAGGGTGCGTACTGGTCGAGGACGTCACGGTGCCGACCTCCCTGCCACCGTTCCCGAACAGCTCCATGGACGGTTACGCCGTCCGGGTCGCCGACACCAAGGCCGCGACCACCGACCACCCCGCCGTACTCGACGTGATCGGCGACATCGCCGCCGGCAGCAGCGAGCCACCCACCGTGAGGCCCGGTCAGGCCGCCCGCATCATGACCGGAGCCCCGCTTCCCCCCGGCGCCGAGGCCGTCGTCCCCGTCGAGTGGACCGACGGTGGCACAGGCGGTGGGCCGGCCCGCTCCATGGCGTCCTTCGGTGACGACCCCGGGGGCGCCGGCGGTGAGGTGCGCGTGCACAAGGCTCCGGAGACCGGGCAGTTCGTACGGGCCCGCGGCAGTGATGTCACCGCGGGCGAGTTGGCACTCGCCGCGGGCACCGTGCTCGGCGCGCCCCAGATCGGACTGCTGGCCGCGATCGGCCGCGGTACGGTCACCGTCCGACCGCGCCCCCGGGTCGTGGTCGTCTCCACCGGCAGCGAATTGGCCCAGCCAGGTGAGGAACTGGGCCCGGGCCGTATCCACGACTCCAACAGCTTCGCCCTCACCGCCGCGGCCAAGGCCGCCGGCGCCATCGCGTACCGGGTCGGCGCGGTCGCCGACGAGGTCGAGACGCTGCGCGCCACCATCGAGGACCAGCTCATCCGCGCGGACATCATCGTCACCAGCGGGGGAGTCAGCGTCGGTGCCTACGACGTCGTCAAGGAGGCGCTGTCGTCACTGGGCGGATCGTTCGGCGAGGACGCGGAGGAGGCCGCCGGGTATGTCGACTTCCGCACACTCGCGATGCAGCCGGGCAAGCCGCAGGGCTTCGGGCGGATCGGCCCCGAGCACACACCGCTGCTGGCGTTGCCGGGCAACCCGGTGAGCGCGTATGTGTCGTTCGAGATGTTCGTACGACCGGTCATCCGCACACTCATGGGCGCGGGTGACGTGCATCGGCGGGTCGTACAAGCCGCGTGCACCACCGCGATCGAGGATTCGCCGGACGGCAGGCGGCAGTTCCTGCGCGCGCAGTACGACAAGCGGTCCCGTACCGTCACCCCTGTGGGTGGCGCCGCTTCCCACCTGGTCAAGGCCCTTGCGCACGCTGATTCACTGATCGTCGTACCGGAGGCCGTCACCTCGCTCTCCGCGGGCAGCGAAGTCGACGTGGTCGTGCTGGACTAG
- the galU gene encoding UTP--glucose-1-phosphate uridylyltransferase GalU, which yields MTSTRTRISKAVIPAAGLGTRFLPATKATPKEMLPVVDKPAIQYVVEEAVAAQLSDVLMVTGRNKRPLEDHFDRNYELEEALRRKGDESRLAKVRESSDLATMHYVRQGDPKGLGHAVLCAEPHVGDQPFAVLLGDDLIDPRDPLLSRMIAVQEEYGGSVVALMEVEPASIHLYGSAAIVPTTYSDVVRVTDLVEKPETSQAPSFYAVIGRYVLDPGVFEVLKKTQPGQGGEIQLTDALRELAHQETDGGPVHGVVFTGRRYDTGDRGDYLRAIVRLACEREDLGPDFRTWLRSYVNEEMQE from the coding sequence ATGACGAGTACACGTACACGGATCTCCAAGGCTGTCATCCCGGCGGCGGGGCTGGGCACCAGGTTCCTGCCGGCCACCAAGGCCACTCCCAAGGAGATGCTGCCGGTGGTCGACAAGCCGGCGATCCAGTACGTGGTCGAGGAAGCGGTCGCGGCGCAGTTGTCGGATGTGCTGATGGTCACCGGACGCAACAAGCGACCGCTGGAGGACCATTTCGACCGCAACTACGAGCTTGAGGAAGCCCTCCGCCGCAAGGGTGACGAGTCCCGGCTCGCCAAGGTTCGCGAGTCGAGTGACCTCGCCACCATGCACTACGTGCGCCAGGGCGACCCCAAGGGCCTGGGGCACGCCGTGTTGTGCGCCGAACCGCACGTCGGTGACCAGCCGTTCGCGGTACTGCTCGGCGACGACCTCATCGACCCGCGCGACCCGCTGCTGTCGCGGATGATCGCCGTCCAGGAGGAGTACGGGGGGAGCGTCGTGGCGCTCATGGAGGTCGAGCCGGCCAGCATCCATCTGTACGGGTCGGCCGCCATAGTGCCCACTACTTACTCCGATGTCGTGCGTGTCACCGACCTGGTCGAGAAGCCCGAGACCTCACAGGCGCCTTCCTTCTACGCCGTCATCGGACGCTACGTGCTCGACCCCGGGGTCTTCGAGGTGCTCAAGAAGACCCAGCCGGGCCAAGGCGGTGAGATCCAGCTCACCGACGCCCTGCGCGAGTTGGCCCACCAGGAGACTGACGGCGGCCCTGTCCACGGCGTCGTCTTCACCGGGCGCCGCTACGACACCGGCGACCGCGGCGACTACCTGCGTGCGATTGTCCGACTGGCATGCGAACGTGAAGACCTGGGGCCCGATTTCAGGACCTGGCTGCGTTCGTACGTCAATGAGGAGATGCAAGAGTGA
- a CDS encoding 5-formyltetrahydrofolate cyclo-ligase has product MSGVRTRKAELRVQLLEARRALTADERQAASAALVQRVRDWAPLARAGTVAAYASMGTEPGTHDLIDALHADGTRVLLPVLQADNDLDWAGYDGPGSLERTSRGLLEPTGERLGPQAVTDASAVLLPGLAVDRHGVRLGRGGGSYDRVLERLSAAGTHPALAVLLYAHEVVDTVPREPHDHLVDAAVTPEGVRPFRHPGGTATG; this is encoded by the coding sequence ATGAGCGGGGTTCGAACGCGCAAGGCCGAGTTGCGGGTACAGCTCCTGGAGGCCAGGCGCGCGTTGACCGCGGATGAACGCCAGGCGGCGAGCGCGGCGCTGGTGCAGAGGGTACGTGACTGGGCGCCGCTGGCAAGGGCCGGGACGGTGGCCGCCTACGCGTCCATGGGCACTGAGCCTGGAACGCATGATCTGATCGACGCCCTGCACGCCGACGGCACGCGCGTACTGCTTCCGGTGCTTCAGGCCGACAACGACCTCGACTGGGCCGGCTACGACGGCCCTGGCAGCCTTGAACGTACCTCCCGCGGCCTCCTGGAGCCCACCGGCGAGCGCCTGGGACCACAGGCGGTCACCGATGCGAGCGCGGTGCTGCTGCCCGGGCTCGCCGTCGACCGCCACGGTGTGCGCCTGGGCCGCGGCGGCGGCTCCTACGACCGGGTGCTGGAGCGCCTGTCCGCGGCCGGGACGCATCCCGCGCTCGCGGTGCTCCTGTACGCGCACGAGGTGGTCGACACGGTTCCGCGTGAACCGCACGACCACCTCGTCGACGCCGCCGTCACTCCCGAGGGTGTGCGCCCCTTCCGTCACCCCGGCGGCACAGCTACGGGGTGA
- a CDS encoding penicillin acylase family protein gives MPARKKSRRLRLIVIAVVLLLVAGLGYGSYWSVSTVRASFPQTSGSLKLKGLSAPVDVDRDANGIPQIYADTPDDLFRAQGYVQAQDRFYEMDVRRHLTSGRLSEMFGKSEVETDAFLRTLNWHGIAQTEYDTELDSSTKEYLRAYTDGVNAYLKDHSGASLSVEYAALSLSNNYKPEPWTPVDSVAWLKAMAWDLRDNMQDEIDRTLMTSRLSQAQIKQLYPDYPYSRNQPIVEAGTVDPTTKVYKPAGSADSQSNAGSSDPQGLSSTVDTQLAGISQIIDQMPTLLGPTGSGIGSNSWVVSGQYTTTGKPLLANDPHLAPQLPSVWYQMGLHCRTVSKSCPYDVTGFTFSGMPGVIIGHNQDIAWGMTNLGADVTDLYLEKVTAKTYLRDGKQVPFTTRRETIKVAGGKPRTITVRETNNGPVISDRSDELRTVGETAPVTDPPGGVNGGYAVALNWTALQPSKTMDAVFELDRATDFTQFRAAAADFAVPSQNLIYADTKGNIGYQAPGKVPIRATGDDGTYPVPGWDSHYDWKKYIPFKSMPYEYNPPSGYIVTANQAVIDQSKYPYLLTNDWDYGTRSQRINDLIASKIKDGGKISMDDMQSMQNDDSSEIAKLLVPYLLKINIKNDKGSYVRDAQKLLEGWDYNQDSDSAAAAYFNAVWRNVLKLAFGNKLPKELRPKGQCLRVPPVGETGPVDDLDGKPKTIEECGERDADEAQPDGGDRWFEVVRNILQQPDSQWWTMSTTAFFGVDQNAAHHSDRDQLLEQAMKDARYELTAKLGKDIDTWSWGRLHKLDLKNQTLGTDGPGVLKWMLNRGPWQLSGGEAAVDATGWNAAGGYDVEWVPSMRMIVNLQDFDKSRWINLTGASGHAYNAHYTDQTSLWAAGKLLPWYFSDKRVDKATKAKMALTP, from the coding sequence ATGCCCGCACGGAAGAAGTCCCGCCGCCTACGCCTCATCGTGATTGCGGTCGTGCTCCTGCTCGTGGCGGGCCTCGGCTACGGGTCGTACTGGAGCGTCAGCACGGTGCGCGCCTCCTTCCCGCAGACGTCGGGCTCCTTGAAGCTCAAGGGCCTGTCCGCGCCGGTCGACGTCGACCGGGATGCCAACGGCATCCCGCAGATCTACGCCGACACCCCCGACGACCTCTTCCGCGCCCAGGGCTACGTCCAGGCGCAGGACCGCTTCTACGAGATGGACGTGCGCCGTCACCTCACCTCCGGGCGGCTGTCGGAGATGTTCGGCAAGAGCGAGGTCGAGACCGACGCCTTCCTGCGCACTCTGAACTGGCACGGCATCGCGCAGACGGAGTACGACACCGAGCTCGACTCCTCCACGAAGGAGTACCTGCGCGCGTACACCGACGGCGTCAACGCGTACCTGAAGGACCACAGCGGTGCCTCGCTGTCGGTGGAGTACGCCGCGTTGTCCTTGAGCAACAACTACAAGCCGGAGCCCTGGACGCCCGTCGACTCGGTCGCATGGCTGAAGGCCATGGCGTGGGACCTGCGCGACAACATGCAGGACGAGATCGACCGCACCTTGATGACGAGTCGACTCAGCCAGGCGCAGATCAAGCAGCTCTATCCCGACTACCCCTACAGTCGCAATCAGCCGATCGTCGAGGCGGGTACGGTCGACCCGACCACCAAGGTGTACAAGCCTGCGGGTTCGGCCGACTCGCAGAGCAACGCCGGCTCGAGCGACCCGCAGGGTCTCAGCAGCACCGTTGACACCCAGCTTGCCGGGATTTCTCAGATCATCGACCAGATGCCCACGCTGCTCGGTCCGACCGGCAGCGGCATCGGATCGAACTCCTGGGTGGTGTCCGGTCAGTACACGACAACGGGCAAGCCGCTGCTCGCCAACGATCCGCACCTCGCGCCGCAGTTGCCCTCCGTCTGGTACCAGATGGGTCTGCACTGCCGCACGGTGAGCAAGTCGTGTCCCTACGACGTCACGGGATTCACCTTCTCCGGCATGCCCGGTGTGATCATCGGCCACAACCAGGATATTGCCTGGGGTATGACCAACCTGGGTGCCGATGTGACCGACCTCTACCTGGAGAAGGTCACCGCGAAGACGTACCTGCGCGACGGCAAGCAGGTGCCGTTCACGACCAGGCGCGAGACGATCAAGGTCGCCGGCGGCAAGCCCCGTACGATCACCGTCCGCGAGACGAACAACGGACCGGTGATCTCCGACCGTAGCGACGAACTGCGCACCGTCGGAGAGACCGCGCCCGTCACCGATCCGCCAGGGGGCGTCAACGGCGGTTACGCGGTCGCTCTGAACTGGACCGCGCTGCAGCCATCGAAGACCATGGACGCCGTCTTCGAGCTCGACAGGGCGACGGACTTCACCCAGTTCCGCGCGGCGGCTGCGGACTTCGCCGTGCCGTCGCAGAACCTCATCTACGCCGACACCAAGGGCAACATCGGCTACCAGGCGCCAGGCAAGGTCCCGATCCGCGCCACGGGCGACGACGGCACCTATCCCGTACCCGGCTGGGACTCGCACTACGACTGGAAGAAGTACATCCCCTTCAAGTCGATGCCGTACGAGTACAACCCGCCGAGCGGCTACATCGTCACCGCGAACCAGGCCGTCATCGACCAGAGCAAGTACCCGTACCTGCTGACGAACGACTGGGACTACGGCACCCGCAGTCAGCGCATCAACGACCTCATCGCGTCCAAGATCAAGGACGGCGGCAAGATCTCCATGGACGACATGCAGTCCATGCAGAACGACGACAGCAGCGAGATCGCCAAACTGCTCGTGCCGTACCTGTTGAAGATCAACATCAAGAATGACAAGGGCAGTTATGTGCGCGACGCACAAAAGCTGCTCGAAGGATGGGACTACAACCAGGATTCGGACTCGGCGGCGGCCGCCTATTTCAACGCGGTGTGGCGGAACGTCCTGAAGCTGGCGTTCGGCAACAAGCTGCCCAAGGAGCTACGTCCCAAGGGCCAGTGTCTGAGGGTGCCGCCCGTGGGGGAGACCGGTCCGGTCGACGACCTCGACGGCAAGCCCAAGACGATCGAGGAGTGCGGCGAGCGGGACGCCGACGAGGCGCAGCCCGACGGCGGCGACCGCTGGTTCGAGGTGGTCCGCAACATCCTCCAGCAGCCCGACAGCCAGTGGTGGACGATGTCCACGACCGCGTTCTTCGGCGTCGACCAGAACGCGGCCCACCACAGTGACCGCGACCAGCTGCTCGAGCAGGCCATGAAGGACGCTCGCTACGAACTGACCGCAAAGCTCGGCAAGGACATAGACACCTGGAGCTGGGGCCGGCTCCACAAGCTGGACCTGAAGAACCAGACGCTGGGCACCGACGGCCCCGGTGTCCTGAAGTGGATGCTCAACCGCGGCCCCTGGCAGCTCAGCGGTGGCGAGGCGGCCGTCGACGCCACCGGCTGGAACGCGGCCGGCGGGTACGACGTCGAGTGGGTGCCCTCCATGCGGATGATCGTCAACCTCCAGGACTTCGACAAGTCCCGCTGGATCAACCTCACTGGCGCCTCAGGACACGCCTACAACGCTCACTACACCGACCAGACGAGCCTGTGGGCCGCGGGGAAGCTCCTGCCCTGGTACTTCTCCGACAAGCGCGTCGACAAGGCGACAAAGGCGAAGATGGCGCTCACCCCGTAG